From a single Streptomyces misionensis genomic region:
- a CDS encoding FUSC family protein: MSSATPFRLPLAGVLRLGRPSDIWFKPALSVVAAVAPPNLILLALGRLDLAMYTMAGSLCALYGHNRPYAARARTLVWVVLGMVAGVATALVTASLTSDAVILVTVGALLAAVQKTVCDATRIGPPGNVVLTFISSASLFAPQTLGQVPGHVGLALATGAWSWLVGMAPGLLRPHGPERRATAQALNATAAYADTHGTGDGHARARAASAAAIHAAWQSLLAAGARQDPTRRALERLLVRAEVALAAPADADPARLRAWAGELRGGRRTLRLDLPAEDAGELLGVDTERAQPRPSLRHRLAPLAPIAARTAIGCALAGYASLALGVGRPYWALVTAASLYQANVTLTWHRGVQRVVGNLVGVLAFAVLAPLAHLNAMALVLCCIALNFGAEALIGRNYWLGSVCVTPMALLITEFARFQDPATLVADRVVDTLIGALVGFVAAIAVTNRRAGDRLEHTLTAAERARENAARLLAEPHPAPRALDDARRALAAALVDLRATADAAAGEWWQRALPEDRVVLAEQAGHRTLAATVRRQGLAPRQQDAGTTTEDIRP, encoded by the coding sequence ATGAGCAGTGCGACCCCCTTCCGTCTTCCCCTCGCCGGGGTGCTCCGCCTCGGCCGGCCCTCGGACATCTGGTTCAAGCCCGCGCTGAGCGTGGTCGCCGCGGTCGCCCCGCCCAACCTGATCCTGCTGGCGCTCGGGCGACTCGACCTCGCGATGTACACGATGGCCGGATCGCTGTGCGCCCTCTACGGCCACAACCGCCCCTACGCGGCCCGCGCCCGGACCCTGGTCTGGGTGGTGCTCGGCATGGTCGCCGGCGTCGCGACGGCCCTGGTCACGGCGTCCCTCACCTCCGACGCCGTCATCCTCGTGACCGTCGGCGCGCTGCTGGCGGCCGTGCAGAAGACCGTGTGCGACGCCACCCGGATCGGCCCGCCGGGCAACGTGGTCCTCACCTTCATCAGCTCCGCCTCCCTGTTCGCCCCGCAGACCCTCGGCCAGGTGCCGGGCCACGTCGGACTGGCCCTCGCCACCGGCGCCTGGTCCTGGCTGGTCGGCATGGCGCCCGGACTGCTGCGCCCGCACGGCCCCGAGCGCCGCGCCACCGCCCAGGCCCTGAACGCCACCGCCGCCTACGCCGACACCCACGGCACCGGCGACGGCCACGCCCGGGCCCGTGCCGCGAGCGCCGCCGCCATCCACGCCGCCTGGCAGTCGCTGCTGGCCGCGGGCGCCCGCCAGGACCCCACCCGGCGCGCCCTGGAACGCCTCCTCGTGCGCGCCGAGGTCGCCCTCGCCGCCCCCGCCGACGCCGACCCGGCACGGCTGCGCGCCTGGGCCGGCGAGCTGCGCGGCGGCCGCCGCACCCTCCGCCTCGACCTCCCCGCCGAGGACGCCGGGGAACTCCTCGGCGTGGACACCGAGCGGGCCCAGCCGCGCCCCTCGCTGCGCCACCGCCTCGCGCCGCTCGCCCCCATCGCCGCGCGCACCGCGATCGGCTGCGCCCTCGCCGGCTACGCCTCCCTCGCCCTCGGCGTGGGCCGCCCCTACTGGGCCCTGGTCACCGCGGCCTCCCTCTACCAGGCCAACGTCACCCTCACCTGGCACCGGGGCGTCCAGCGCGTCGTCGGCAACCTCGTCGGCGTCCTCGCCTTCGCCGTCCTCGCCCCGCTCGCCCACCTCAACGCCATGGCACTGGTGCTGTGCTGCATCGCCCTCAACTTCGGCGCGGAGGCGCTGATCGGCCGCAACTACTGGCTGGGCAGCGTCTGCGTCACCCCCATGGCGCTGCTCATCACCGAGTTCGCCCGCTTCCAGGACCCGGCCACGCTGGTCGCCGACCGGGTCGTGGACACCCTCATCGGCGCGCTGGTCGGCTTCGTCGCGGCGATCGCCGTCACCAACCGGCGCGCGGGCGACCGCCTGGAACACACGCTGACCGCGGCGGAACGCGCCCGCGAGAACGCCGCCCGGCTGCTCGCCGAACCGCACCCGGCGCCCCGCGCCCTGGACGACGCCCGCCGTGCCCTCGCCGCCGCCCTCGTCGACCTGCGCGCCACCGCGGACGCCGCGGCCGGCGAGTGGTGGCAGCGCGCCCTGCCCGAGGACCGGGTCGTGCTCGCCGAACAGGCCGGACACCGTACGCTCGCGGCGACGGTGCGACGCCAGGGGCTCGCACCGCGGCAGCAGGACGCGGGCACGACGACGGAGGACATACGGCCATGA
- a CDS encoding DUF5134 domain-containing protein, with amino-acid sequence MHAPVSAAWLLVALCAATGAYCLLRLRSAVEEQRRSAGGEALMGFGMAAMAVPAAVFTPPRWAWPVYAAVFGLAALRALWAVRRDRHHLHHLVGAAAMVYMAAAMAVAPPAMHHMDGTGGMGGMEMAGMSGGAGVPLVTGALLLYFTGYVLVTGARLVPAAVTVGGLAPARWGDRPELARACQLSMGIGMIAMLLTM; translated from the coding sequence GTGCACGCACCGGTGTCGGCTGCCTGGCTGCTGGTCGCGCTGTGCGCGGCGACCGGGGCCTACTGCCTGCTGCGGCTGCGCAGCGCCGTCGAGGAGCAGCGGCGCTCCGCGGGCGGCGAGGCGCTGATGGGTTTCGGGATGGCGGCGATGGCCGTACCCGCGGCGGTGTTCACACCGCCGCGGTGGGCCTGGCCGGTGTACGCGGCCGTCTTCGGACTCGCGGCGCTGCGCGCGCTGTGGGCGGTCCGCCGCGACCGGCACCATCTGCACCACCTGGTGGGCGCGGCGGCGATGGTCTACATGGCGGCGGCGATGGCCGTGGCCCCGCCGGCCATGCACCACATGGACGGCACGGGCGGGATGGGCGGCATGGAGATGGCCGGCATGTCCGGTGGCGCCGGGGTGCCCCTGGTGACCGGTGCCCTGCTGCTCTACTTCACGGGCTACGTGCTGGTGACCGGCGCCCGTCTGGTGCCCGCCGCCGTCACCGTGGGCGGCCTCGCACCCGCGCGCTGGGGCGACCGCCCGGAGCTGGCCCGCGCCTGCCAGTTGTCGATGGGGATCGGCATGATCGCGATGCTGCTGACGATGTGA
- a CDS encoding M56 family metallopeptidase → MMVPVALLLLGVLTAVVAPRLLARADWPDREPVVALWAWQCVVAAVLLCCALSMTLSAAAAWRPVRGQVFARAPHAVVDAYALGTASPWAAATAVLLAGAGLWSAAMLVREVVRSRAGRRARRAELLVRAPLLPGEEPKGGRLVVLEGERPDAWWLPGTAPRLVVTTAALRRLKGRQLDALLAHEKGHARARHDWLLHCSSALADGFPQVPVFAAFRDEMHRLVELAADDMASRRFGRLTTALALVELNEERGVFGPCPTPEAHVPRRVHRLLTPPDRLPALHRLRLTATAALVPALPVLLTLVPGLRALG, encoded by the coding sequence ATGATGGTCCCCGTGGCCCTGCTGCTGCTCGGCGTCCTGACCGCCGTCGTGGCCCCGCGTCTGCTCGCCCGCGCCGACTGGCCGGACCGTGAACCGGTCGTCGCCCTCTGGGCGTGGCAGTGCGTGGTGGCGGCCGTACTGCTGTGCTGTGCGCTGTCGATGACCCTGAGCGCCGCCGCGGCCTGGCGGCCGGTGCGCGGGCAGGTGTTCGCGCGGGCCCCGCACGCGGTCGTGGACGCCTACGCCCTCGGCACGGCGAGCCCCTGGGCGGCGGCCACCGCCGTGCTGCTGGCCGGCGCGGGCCTGTGGAGCGCGGCCATGCTGGTGCGGGAGGTCGTACGGTCCCGGGCGGGGCGCCGCGCGCGACGGGCCGAACTCCTGGTGCGCGCCCCGCTGTTGCCGGGCGAGGAGCCGAAGGGCGGCCGGCTGGTGGTGCTGGAGGGCGAGCGCCCGGACGCCTGGTGGCTGCCCGGTACGGCACCCCGGCTGGTCGTCACCACGGCCGCGCTGCGGCGGCTGAAGGGGCGGCAGCTGGACGCCCTGCTGGCGCACGAGAAGGGGCACGCGCGGGCCCGGCACGACTGGCTGCTGCACTGCTCGTCCGCGCTCGCGGACGGGTTCCCCCAGGTACCGGTCTTCGCGGCGTTCCGGGACGAGATGCACCGGCTGGTGGAACTGGCCGCCGACGACATGGCCTCCCGGCGCTTCGGCCGGCTGACGACGGCGCTGGCGCTGGTCGAACTCAACGAGGAACGCGGCGTGTTCGGGCCGTGCCCCACCCCCGAGGCGCATGTTCCGCGGCGGGTGCACCGGCTGCTGACCCCGCCCGACCGCCTCCCGGCCCTGCACCGGCTGCGGCTGACCGCGACGGCCGCGCTGGTGCCGGCGCTCCCGGTGCTGCTGACCCTGGTGCCGGGACTGCGGGCGCTGGGCTGA
- a CDS encoding TetR/AcrR family transcriptional regulator, with the protein MSPRSASVNEELRRRSRERLLQAAVELVDERGFEATTLGAIADRAGSARGLVSYYFPGKRQLVQSAVHRLMHRTLEEALERQPRTEDGRERLARAIDAILGLARDRPVLMRQHMAGLLQAEGFVECPEQRRLSELLGDTVSRYGSEDVTADYPMLRALLMGAVYAALVPGVPMPVPALRAELFQRYGLDWELGVPPERTVGSETPERDLSRFFATGERAPGAS; encoded by the coding sequence ATGTCCCCGCGCAGCGCCTCGGTCAATGAAGAATTGCGAAGGCGTTCCAGGGAGCGGTTGCTCCAGGCGGCCGTGGAGCTGGTGGACGAGCGTGGCTTCGAGGCGACCACCCTGGGCGCCATCGCGGACCGGGCCGGTTCGGCCCGCGGGCTGGTGTCGTACTACTTCCCCGGTAAGCGCCAGCTGGTGCAGTCCGCCGTGCACCGGCTGATGCACCGCACGCTGGAGGAGGCGCTGGAGCGGCAGCCGCGCACCGAGGACGGCCGGGAGCGGCTGGCCCGGGCCATCGACGCGATCCTCGGGCTGGCCCGCGACCGGCCGGTGCTGATGCGCCAGCACATGGCGGGGCTGCTTCAGGCCGAGGGCTTCGTGGAGTGCCCGGAGCAGCGGCGGCTGTCGGAACTGCTCGGCGACACCGTCTCCCGGTACGGCTCCGAGGACGTGACGGCCGACTACCCGATGCTGCGCGCCCTGCTGATGGGCGCGGTGTACGCGGCCCTGGTCCCGGGCGTACCGATGCCCGTCCCGGCCCTGCGCGCCGAACTGTTCCAGCGGTACGGGCTGGACTGGGAGCTGGGTGTACCACCGGAGCGCACGGTGGGCTCCGAAACCCCGGAACGCGACCTGTCACGCTTCTTCGCCACGGGGGAGCGCGCGCCGGGGGCCTCCTAG
- a CDS encoding DUF6214 family protein: protein MSVWPAWEVREHDGALSWLHVRLDFPDGAGVDALAVVSGTGCVSVEEVRARPALSLDDLALLADWIEEPLLEAFRAGDRAGDGGQPPGVPRRGARRARPAWPRGTEGRLLLARAYRAAQEAGADPVLALMQATGHSRRRTLGLIARARDAGLLTPRHARR, encoded by the coding sequence GTGTCCGTGTGGCCCGCGTGGGAGGTGCGCGAGCACGACGGCGCCCTGTCCTGGCTGCATGTGCGGCTGGACTTCCCGGACGGCGCCGGAGTGGACGCGCTGGCCGTGGTGAGCGGCACCGGGTGCGTCTCCGTGGAGGAGGTCCGGGCCCGCCCCGCCCTCTCCCTGGACGACCTCGCGCTGCTCGCGGACTGGATCGAGGAACCGCTGCTGGAGGCGTTCCGTGCGGGGGACCGCGCCGGGGACGGGGGCCAGCCGCCCGGCGTCCCGCGCCGGGGAGCCCGCCGTGCCCGCCCCGCCTGGCCCCGCGGCACCGAGGGCAGGCTGCTGCTCGCCCGCGCGTACCGCGCGGCCCAGGAGGCCGGCGCCGACCCGGTGCTCGCCCTGATGCAGGCCACCGGCCACAGCCGCCGCCGCACGCTCGGCCTGATCGCCCGGGCCAGGGACGCGGGCCTGCTGACGCCGAGGCACGCCCGTCGGTAG
- a CDS encoding FAD-dependent oxidoreductase, which produces MLRVAVVGSGPSGCYTAQHLVQQDAEVFVDVLDRLPCPYGLVRYGVAPDHEKIKSLQASLRTVLEHERVRFLGGVRVGGPGGLPVKVLRGLYHAVVYCVGAATDRRLGIPGEDLPGSWSATEFVAWYSAHPDAAAADYLRGVRSAVVIGAGNVAVDVTRMLVREAAELRPTDMPQAALDALAASGVAEVHMVARRGPAQARFTTKELRELGTLPGTEVVVEKGDLALDPVDPEALPAVQRRNLDVLRGWAERPSPGAGRHVRLRFFLRPVELLADGGRVGAVRFERTAPDGRGGVTGTGRYEELPAQLVLRSVGYRGVPLEGLPFDEASGTVPHTAGRVVRDGAASPGEYVAGWIKRGPSGVIGTNRPCAKETVASLLLDAPALARADVPADPVPALRAAGIEPVPWDGWLAIERAEAELGARLGRGVVKLADWETLLAVARSS; this is translated from the coding sequence GTGCTGCGAGTCGCCGTCGTCGGATCCGGACCGAGCGGGTGCTACACCGCCCAGCACCTCGTCCAGCAGGACGCCGAGGTGTTCGTGGACGTGCTGGACCGGCTGCCGTGCCCGTACGGCCTGGTCCGGTACGGCGTCGCCCCGGACCACGAGAAGATCAAGTCCCTCCAGGCGAGCCTGCGCACGGTGCTGGAGCACGAGCGGGTGCGCTTCCTCGGCGGGGTCCGGGTGGGCGGGCCCGGCGGGCTGCCGGTGAAGGTGCTCCGCGGGCTGTACCACGCGGTGGTGTACTGCGTGGGCGCCGCCACCGACCGCCGTCTCGGCATCCCCGGCGAGGACCTGCCGGGCAGCTGGTCGGCGACCGAGTTCGTGGCCTGGTACAGCGCGCACCCGGACGCGGCCGCCGCCGACTACCTGCGCGGGGTGCGCTCGGCGGTGGTCATCGGCGCGGGCAACGTGGCGGTGGACGTCACCCGGATGCTGGTGCGCGAGGCGGCCGAGTTGCGGCCGACGGACATGCCGCAGGCGGCGCTGGACGCGCTGGCGGCCAGCGGGGTCGCCGAGGTGCACATGGTGGCGCGGCGCGGTCCCGCGCAGGCCCGGTTCACCACCAAGGAGCTGCGCGAGCTGGGCACCCTGCCGGGCACCGAAGTCGTCGTGGAGAAGGGCGACTTGGCGCTCGACCCGGTCGACCCGGAGGCGCTGCCCGCGGTGCAGCGGCGCAATCTGGACGTGCTGCGCGGCTGGGCGGAGCGGCCGTCGCCCGGCGCCGGGCGGCATGTCCGGCTGCGGTTCTTCCTGCGTCCCGTGGAGCTGCTGGCGGACGGCGGCCGGGTGGGCGCGGTCCGCTTCGAGCGCACCGCACCGGACGGCCGGGGCGGGGTGACGGGCACGGGACGGTACGAGGAGCTGCCGGCTCAGCTGGTGCTGCGCTCGGTGGGGTATCGCGGGGTGCCGCTGGAGGGGCTGCCGTTCGACGAGGCGAGCGGCACGGTGCCGCACACGGCGGGGCGGGTGGTGCGCGACGGTGCCGCCTCCCCCGGGGAGTACGTCGCCGGCTGGATCAAGCGGGGCCCCTCGGGGGTGATCGGCACCAACCGGCCGTGCGCCAAGGAGACGGTGGCCTCCCTGCTCCTGGACGCGCCCGCGCTGGCGCGCGCCGATGTGCCGGCCGACCCGGTCCCGGCGCTGCGGGCGGCCGGGATCGAGCCGGTGCCCTGGGACGGCTGGCTGGCGATCGAGCGGGCGGAGGCCGAGCTGGGCGCGCGGCTGGGCCGGGGCGTGGTGAAGCTGGCCGACTGGGAGACGCTGCTGGCGGTGGCCAGGTCCTCGTGA